The following proteins are encoded in a genomic region of Lachnospiraceae bacterium KM106-2:
- a CDS encoding methyl-accepting chemotaxis protein I: MKNKRIEKVKIGSRLSDMTKRITGVIILATLFSLLGFQLIGSNMHTFYNVQYETTKKQMEIRRDVQTINKRILWSIISNHSTVTKEQQKEITDRFVKINKSVNTIGENLEDKELSDTVTKAFDQFSTGTDKIFNMIDEGKLKEAANYYQTEFNDISETLADQLDKVGTLSDKAASDRYMMAIYIQVSVSVILIVLTIGGMLLSKKKTKQLIKGITEPLIEIENASKEFAKGNLNTEIAYHSEDEIGQVAASLRDSMKNIAAYIAEIDTNMDEMAKGNFNLVFQQDFIGDFKNIQISLENFTERISESMEQISQVADQVSGGSSQIADAGQTLAEGANEQSAIVAELSQTCSNITSGISENAKYTEEISKEVWKMEESISVENDRMQDVVKAMDIITRTSEEISKIIDTINEIADQTSLLSLNASIEAARAGEAGRGFVVVADQVSALASQSAQAAASSTKYIEDSLRAVKEGKSIADEAAERLSTVVLNVKDVTKMVEGIANASNKQADDVRQINDGIHQIEEVVETNAATSEESSAASEELSSQAQMLKELIQQFELKK, encoded by the coding sequence ATGAAAAATAAGAGAATAGAAAAAGTGAAAATCGGGTCGCGATTAAGTGATATGACAAAGAGAATTACAGGGGTGATCATTCTGGCAACGTTATTTTCGCTGCTTGGCTTTCAATTGATTGGTAGTAACATGCATACGTTTTATAATGTTCAGTATGAGACGACAAAAAAGCAGATGGAGATTCGTAGGGATGTTCAGACCATCAATAAACGAATTTTGTGGTCTATTATTAGCAATCATTCTACTGTTACGAAAGAGCAACAAAAAGAAATTACAGATCGATTTGTAAAAATAAATAAATCAGTTAATACAATTGGTGAAAATCTTGAAGATAAAGAATTATCGGATACAGTAACCAAAGCATTTGATCAGTTTAGCACAGGAACAGACAAAATATTTAACATGATCGATGAGGGAAAATTAAAGGAAGCGGCAAACTATTATCAAACAGAGTTTAATGATATCTCCGAAACACTTGCAGATCAATTAGACAAAGTTGGTACCCTATCAGATAAAGCAGCTAGTGATAGATACATGATGGCTATATACATTCAAGTTTCGGTCAGTGTTATATTGATAGTTCTTACAATAGGTGGGATGCTTTTATCCAAGAAGAAAACGAAACAATTAATAAAAGGAATAACGGAGCCGCTCATTGAAATTGAAAATGCTTCGAAAGAATTTGCAAAAGGTAATCTAAATACAGAAATTGCATACCATTCAGAAGATGAGATTGGACAAGTGGCTGCAAGTCTTCGTGATTCCATGAAAAATATAGCTGCATATATTGCCGAAATCGATACTAATATGGATGAAATGGCAAAAGGGAATTTTAACTTAGTATTTCAACAGGATTTTATTGGTGATTTCAAAAATATTCAGATATCACTTGAGAATTTTACGGAGAGAATATCTGAGAGTATGGAGCAAATCAGTCAAGTGGCGGATCAGGTATCAGGCGGATCCTCACAAATTGCAGATGCAGGTCAGACATTAGCGGAAGGTGCGAATGAACAATCTGCAATTGTTGCTGAATTATCTCAAACATGTTCTAATATTACTTCTGGAATTTCAGAAAATGCAAAATATACAGAAGAAATTAGTAAAGAAGTTTGGAAAATGGAAGAAAGTATTTCGGTAGAGAATGATAGAATGCAAGATGTTGTAAAAGCAATGGACATTATTACAAGAACATCGGAAGAAATCAGTAAGATCATCGATACAATCAATGAAATTGCAGATCAGACAAGTTTACTTTCTTTAAATGCTTCTATTGAGGCTGCCAGAGCAGGAGAAGCGGGAAGAGGATTTGTTGTAGTTGCAGATCAAGTAAGCGCTCTTGCTAGTCAAAGTGCACAAGCGGCAGCTTCTTCGACAAAATATATCGAAGATTCCTTGAGAGCAGTAAAAGAAGGAAAATCCATTGCGGACGAAGCAGCTGAGAGATTAAGTACGGTAGTGCTAAACGTTAAGGATGTTACGAAGATGGTTGAAGGAATTGCCAATGCATCAAATAAGCAGGCAGATGATGTTAGACAGATCAATGATGGTATTCATCAGATTGAAGAGGTTGTTGAGACTAATGCAGCAACTTCAGAAGAGAGTTCTGCTGCCAGCGAAGAGTTAAGCAGTCAGGCGCAAATGTTAAAAGAATTAATTCAACAATTCGAGTTGAAAAAATAG
- a CDS encoding riboflavin kinase, whose amino-acid sequence MKYIADTTEFHFSNSIVTLGKFDGLHKGHQLLINHITKNTNEYLHSVMFTFSLHPSNLFSNSEIKLVYTKEEKIKRLEQLGIDVLIAYPFTKETACQEAEDFIKEILVGKLDAKVIVVGSDYRFGHNRRGNVAMLEKFASVYGYEVFCYDKVLYDGEEISSTRVRKEVKEGNMELVTELLGRPYSFFGKVVHGRQIGRTLGMPTTNLVPGPNKLIPPRGVYASYVLVDGVRYESVTNIGLKPTVGGENKEGVESFIFDFCGDLYGKEIEVMLLKHQRSEKKFESLEALKEQIQSDINETKEYFNKTKSRY is encoded by the coding sequence ATGAAATATATAGCGGATACGACAGAGTTTCACTTCTCAAATAGTATAGTAACATTAGGAAAGTTTGATGGACTTCATAAAGGTCATCAGCTCTTAATTAATCATATTACAAAGAATACGAATGAATATCTTCATTCTGTCATGTTTACATTTTCTCTACATCCGTCGAATCTATTTTCAAATTCTGAGATTAAGCTTGTTTACACGAAGGAAGAGAAAATCAAACGATTAGAACAATTAGGAATTGATGTCTTGATCGCATATCCATTTACGAAAGAGACGGCATGCCAGGAGGCAGAAGATTTCATTAAGGAAATCTTAGTTGGAAAACTTGATGCGAAAGTAATCGTTGTCGGTTCCGATTACCGTTTTGGTCATAACCGCAGAGGTAATGTGGCTATGCTAGAAAAATTTGCTTCTGTATATGGTTATGAAGTGTTCTGCTATGATAAAGTTTTATATGATGGAGAAGAAATCTCATCAACCCGTGTACGGAAAGAAGTAAAAGAGGGAAATATGGAATTAGTAACCGAGTTACTAGGAAGACCGTATTCTTTCTTTGGAAAAGTCGTTCATGGGAGACAGATCGGCAGAACATTGGGCATGCCGACGACCAATTTAGTTCCGGGTCCTAACAAATTAATTCCACCACGAGGAGTATATGCTTCTTATGTCTTAGTCGATGGAGTTCGTTATGAGTCAGTAACCAATATTGGCTTAAAACCTACTGTCGGCGGTGAAAACAAAGAAGGAGTCGAGTCTTTTATCTTTGATTTTTGCGGAGATTTGTATGGAAAAGAAATTGAAGTTATGTTGTTGAAACACCAACGTAGTGAGAAGAAATTCGAGTCTCTAGAAGCGTTAAAAGAACAAATTCAATCAGATATTAATGAGACAAAAGAATATTTTAATAAGACAAAGAGTCGTTACTAA
- a CDS encoding tRNA pseudouridine synthase B, producing MTNGIINVYKEKGFTSHDVVAKLRGILKQKKIGHTGTLDPEATGVLPVCLGNATKLCDLLTDKDKTYEAVLLLGTVTDTQDVFGTVKEEKEVTVSEDEIREAILSFIGEYDQVPPMYSALKVNGKKLYELAREGIEIERKPRRITINDILIHSIDLATKTVTMEVSCSKGTYIRTLCHDIGEKLGCGGCMKALERTKVSQFVKTDSLTLSQIEKARDEGQLASIIKPVDEMFPNAAKVYVKEENAKLILNGNPFNQEHIESMVLYEPTRQVRVYDHTKRFIGLYEEQGNGRYKPVKMFL from the coding sequence ATGACAAATGGAATTATCAATGTTTATAAAGAAAAAGGGTTTACCTCTCATGATGTGGTTGCAAAGCTAAGAGGAATCTTAAAGCAAAAGAAGATCGGTCATACAGGTACTCTTGATCCAGAGGCAACAGGGGTATTGCCTGTCTGTCTTGGAAATGCAACGAAGCTATGTGATCTTCTTACAGACAAAGATAAAACTTATGAAGCTGTTCTTTTATTAGGAACGGTAACAGACACGCAAGATGTATTTGGAACTGTAAAGGAAGAAAAAGAAGTCACAGTGTCTGAAGATGAAATCAGAGAAGCTATTTTATCTTTTATTGGTGAATATGATCAAGTGCCTCCTATGTATAGTGCATTAAAGGTAAATGGTAAGAAATTATATGAACTTGCACGAGAGGGAATTGAAATTGAACGTAAGCCAAGAAGAATTACGATCAATGATATCCTCATTCATTCCATTGATCTTGCCACAAAAACAGTTACAATGGAAGTAAGCTGCTCAAAAGGTACGTATATTCGTACTTTATGCCATGACATTGGTGAGAAGCTTGGATGTGGTGGTTGCATGAAAGCACTCGAGCGAACTAAGGTAAGTCAGTTTGTGAAGACAGATAGCTTAACACTTAGTCAGATAGAAAAAGCAAGAGATGAAGGACAGTTAGCATCTATCATTAAACCAGTAGATGAAATGTTCCCGAATGCAGCGAAAGTATATGTGAAAGAAGAAAATGCAAAACTCATATTGAATGGAAACCCATTTAATCAGGAACACATAGAAAGTATGGTGCTGTATGAACCAACGAGACAGGTTCGTGTCTACGACCATACGAAACGTTTTATTGGTCTTTATGAAGAACAGGGAAATGGCAGATATAAGCCAGTTAAAATGTTTTTATAG
- a CDS encoding 3'-to-5' oligoribonuclease A, Bacillus type: MNDILKKISGAKRIAIAGHVRPDGDCIGSCMAMYNYILNNYHIGIVNVFLEFVPEKFSYIDHVEDVITDYSCEADYDLFISLDCGDTERLGQAYKYFEAAKDTINIDHHISNTKFAAINHVEPESSSTCETLYGLLDEKKLDLSVATALYTGIVHDTGVFKHSNTGKRTMEIAGSLLEYGVNNSAIIDESFYQKTYLQNQLLGRCLIESMLVLDGKCIVSVIRKEMLDFYGATSKDTDGIIDQLRVTSGVEVAMLVIENDYQVYKVSMRSNDLVDVSKIAVYFGGGGHIKAAGCTICGTAHDVMNNILKLVDAQLREHHGC; encoded by the coding sequence ATGAATGATATTTTAAAAAAGATATCAGGTGCAAAAAGAATAGCAATCGCAGGACATGTAAGACCGGATGGAGATTGTATCGGGTCTTGCATGGCTATGTATAACTACATTTTAAACAATTATCATATTGGTATAGTGAATGTTTTTCTGGAATTCGTTCCAGAAAAATTTTCATATATAGACCATGTTGAAGATGTGATTACGGATTATTCCTGCGAGGCAGACTATGATCTATTTATTTCGCTTGATTGTGGAGACACAGAACGATTAGGACAAGCATATAAGTATTTTGAAGCAGCGAAAGATACGATCAACATCGATCATCATATCAGCAATACAAAATTTGCTGCAATCAATCATGTAGAACCTGAGTCAAGTTCAACTTGCGAAACTCTTTATGGGCTTTTAGATGAGAAGAAGTTAGACTTAAGTGTTGCTACTGCATTGTATACCGGAATTGTACATGATACAGGAGTATTCAAACATTCCAATACTGGAAAGAGAACCATGGAGATCGCCGGATCACTATTAGAATATGGTGTTAACAATAGCGCGATCATCGATGAGTCTTTTTATCAGAAAACATATCTACAGAATCAACTTCTTGGACGTTGTCTAATCGAAAGCATGTTAGTTCTTGATGGTAAGTGCATTGTATCGGTTATTCGTAAAGAAATGCTTGATTTTTATGGAGCGACGAGTAAAGATACTGATGGGATCATCGACCAGCTTCGAGTAACAAGCGGAGTAGAAGTGGCAATGTTAGTTATAGAAAATGATTATCAAGTCTATAAGGTAAGTATGCGTTCGAATGATCTTGTAGATGTTAGTAAGATTGCTGTTTACTTTGGAGGCGGCGGTCATATCAAAGCGGCAGGCTGCACAATCTGTGGAACTGCTCATGATGTGATGAATAATATTTTAAAATTAGTAGATGCACAGCTTAGGGAGCATCATGGATGCTAA
- a CDS encoding ribosome-binding factor A has translation MRKNSIKNTRINGEVQRELSKLISFEIKDPRINPMTSVVAVEVAPDLKNAKVYISVLGDEESQKDTLAGLKSAAPFMRGQLAKTINLRNTPQLHFEIDQSIEYGINMSKLINDVVKNDEDKENE, from the coding sequence ATGAGAAAGAATAGTATCAAGAATACAAGAATTAATGGTGAAGTTCAACGAGAGTTAAGTAAACTCATTAGTTTTGAGATCAAAGATCCTCGTATCAATCCAATGACTAGCGTTGTAGCAGTTGAAGTTGCACCTGACTTAAAGAATGCAAAAGTATATATCAGTGTACTTGGTGATGAAGAATCACAAAAAGATACATTGGCAGGACTTAAGAGTGCAGCACCTTTTATGAGAGGTCAACTTGCTAAAACTATTAATCTTAGAAATACACCTCAATTACATTTTGAGATCGATCAGTCTATTGAATATGGTATCAATATGTCTAAATTGATCAACGATGTTGTAAAGAACGACGAGGACAAAGAAAACGAGTAG
- a CDS encoding translation initiation factor 2 — MKKGLGVSMAKMKIYELAKQLDQSSKAIVSYLNENGIAVKSHMSNVEDEAIALVNKKFGAKNNAPKKETKQEDRTKQETNKPASRPENRILENKNNNNQNQNRNQNRNNNGPSNNQNRNNGGQGNNQNRSNGQGNNQNRNNGGQGNNQNRSNGGQGNNQNRSYNGQGNNQNRSNGGQGNNQNRSNGGQGNNQNRSNNGGQGNNQNRSNNGQGNNQNRSNNGGQGNNGNRNGGGGRPGFNNRNNNNNRPYNKNNNRNNRNNKQNDAPKKDPNRKGAFIKPEPVKVVEEEIKSITIPETVTLKELGDKMRIPSAQLVKKFFMQGKMYTLNSEITFEEAEELALEYDIIAELEEKVDVIEELLKEEEEDPKDMVKRPPVVCVMGHVDHGKTSLLDAIRHSDVTDREAGGITQHIGASVVKAGDGTITFLDTPGHEAFTSMRMRGAQSTDIAILVVAADDGVMPQTIEAINHAKAAGVEIIVAINKIDKPSANIERVKQELVEYELVAEDWGGSTIFVPVSAHTHEGIDTLLEMISLTAEMLELKANPNRKARGIVIEAQLDKGRGPVATVLVQKGTLHVGDPIVIGSAYGKVRAMMDDKGRRVTEAGPSKPVEILGLNEVPGAGDIFMCEENEKEARAIAEAFIKESREKLLDDTKSKLSLDGLFSQIQAGNIKELNLIVKADVQGSVEAVKQSLLKLSNEEVAIRIIHGGVGAINESDVTLASASNAIIIGFNVKPDNMAREMVDREKVDLRLYRVIYNAIEDIEAAMKGMLDPIFEEKVTGHAEVRQTFKASGVGVIAGSYILDGKISRGSKARVTRDGELIFEGNLASLKRFKDDVKEVNAGYECGLVFEKYNDLREGDLVESYIMVEVPR; from the coding sequence GTGAAGAAAGGATTAGGTGTAAGTATGGCTAAAATGAAAATATATGAATTAGCAAAGCAATTAGATCAGTCAAGTAAAGCGATTGTGAGTTACTTAAATGAGAATGGTATTGCAGTTAAGAGTCATATGAGTAATGTTGAGGACGAAGCAATAGCTTTAGTAAATAAAAAATTTGGAGCAAAGAATAATGCTCCAAAGAAAGAGACTAAGCAAGAAGATCGGACGAAACAAGAGACTAATAAGCCAGCTTCAAGACCAGAAAATAGAATATTGGAAAATAAAAATAATAATAATCAAAACCAAAACCGGAACCAGAACCGTAATAATAATGGACCAAGTAATAACCAAAACCGCAATAATGGCGGACAAGGAAATAATCAGAACCGTAGCAACGGACAAGGAAATAACCAGAACCGTAACAATGGCGGACAAGGAAATAACCAGAACCGCAGCAATGGCGGACAAGGAAACAACCAGAACCGTAGCTATAACGGACAAGGAAACAACCAGAACCGCAGCAATGGCGGACAAGGAAACAACCAGAACCGCAGCAATGGCGGACAAGGAAACAACCAAAACCGTAGTAATAACGGCGGACAGGGAAATAACCAGAACCGCAGCAATAACGGACAAGGAAACAACCAAAACCGTAGTAATAATGGCGGACAGGGAAATAACGGAAACCGTAATGGTGGCGGCGGAAGACCAGGTTTCAACAACAGAAATAACAACAATAACAGACCATATAATAAAAACAATAACCGTAATAACAGAAACAATAAACAAAATGATGCACCTAAGAAAGATCCTAACAGAAAGGGCGCTTTCATTAAGCCAGAACCAGTAAAGGTTGTGGAAGAAGAAATCAAATCAATCACAATTCCAGAAACAGTAACGTTAAAGGAATTAGGCGATAAGATGAGAATTCCTAGTGCACAATTAGTTAAGAAATTCTTCATGCAAGGTAAAATGTATACGTTAAATTCAGAAATTACATTTGAAGAAGCAGAAGAACTTGCATTAGAATATGATATCATCGCTGAATTAGAAGAAAAAGTAGATGTAATTGAAGAGTTATTAAAAGAGGAAGAAGAAGATCCTAAAGATATGGTTAAACGTCCTCCTGTTGTATGTGTAATGGGTCACGTAGATCATGGTAAAACTTCTTTACTTGATGCAATCCGTCACTCTGATGTAACAGATAGAGAAGCAGGTGGTATCACTCAGCATATCGGTGCATCTGTAGTAAAAGCAGGAGATGGAACAATTACATTCCTTGATACTCCAGGACATGAAGCATTTACCTCTATGCGTATGCGTGGTGCTCAATCTACTGATATCGCAATCTTAGTTGTAGCAGCTGATGATGGTGTAATGCCTCAGACAATCGAAGCAATCAATCATGCGAAAGCAGCTGGTGTTGAAATCATCGTTGCGATCAATAAAATTGATAAGCCAAGTGCAAACATCGAACGTGTAAAACAAGAATTAGTTGAATATGAACTAGTTGCAGAAGACTGGGGTGGATCAACAATCTTCGTTCCTGTATCTGCACACACTCATGAAGGAATTGATACTTTACTTGAAATGATTTCTTTAACAGCAGAAATGCTTGAATTAAAAGCTAATCCAAATCGTAAAGCTCGTGGTATCGTTATCGAAGCACAACTTGATAAAGGTAGAGGTCCAGTAGCAACTGTATTAGTACAAAAAGGTACTCTTCATGTTGGTGATCCAATCGTTATCGGTTCTGCATATGGTAAAGTTAGAGCAATGATGGATGATAAAGGACGCAGAGTAACAGAAGCCGGACCATCTAAACCAGTTGAAATTCTTGGTTTAAATGAAGTTCCAGGTGCTGGTGATATCTTCATGTGTGAAGAAAACGAAAAAGAAGCTCGTGCGATCGCAGAAGCATTTATCAAAGAAAGCAGAGAAAAATTACTTGATGATACAAAATCTAAATTATCATTAGATGGTTTATTCTCACAAATCCAAGCTGGTAATATCAAAGAACTTAACTTGATCGTAAAAGCAGATGTTCAAGGTTCTGTGGAAGCCGTAAAACAAAGCTTATTAAAATTAAGCAATGAAGAAGTTGCAATCAGAATCATCCATGGTGGTGTTGGTGCCATCAATGAAAGTGATGTAACATTAGCAAGTGCTTCAAATGCGATCATCATCGGTTTCAATGTTAAACCAGATAATATGGCAAGAGAAATGGTTGATCGTGAAAAAGTTGATTTACGTTTATACCGTGTCATCTACAATGCAATCGAAGATATCGAAGCTGCTATGAAGGGTATGCTTGATCCAATCTTTGAAGAAAAAGTTACAGGCCATGCTGAAGTTCGTCAGACATTCAAAGCTTCAGGTGTTGGTGTTATCGCAGGTTCTTACATCTTAGATGGTAAGATTTCAAGAGGTTCTAAAGCAAGAGTAACTCGTGATGGAGAGTTGATCTTCGAAGGTAACTTAGCATCCTTAAAGAGATTTAAAGATGATGTAAAAGAAGTTAACGCTGGTTACGAATGTGGTTTAGTATTTGAAAAATACAACGATCTTCGTGAAGGTGATCTTGTAGAATCTTATATCATGGTGGAAGTTCCTAGATAG
- a CDS encoding ribosomal protein L7Ae family protein gives MNKKKVLSYIGLATKAGKVASGEFMTEKSVKESHAQLVIVAEDASDNTKKMFTNMCTHYKVPIYFCGEKSEIGHCMGKEMRASLAILDQGFAKAMLKVLSLESVQ, from the coding sequence TTGAATAAGAAGAAAGTTCTTTCTTATATTGGACTTGCAACCAAAGCAGGAAAGGTGGCAAGTGGAGAATTCATGACTGAGAAATCAGTGAAAGAATCTCATGCACAGCTTGTTATCGTAGCGGAAGATGCATCGGATAATACAAAGAAAATGTTTACAAATATGTGTACGCACTATAAAGTGCCTATCTATTTTTGCGGAGAGAAATCAGAAATTGGCCACTGTATGGGCAAAGAAATGCGCGCATCTTTAGCTATATTAGATCAAGGATTCGCAAAAGCAATGCTGAAAGTGTTGTCTTTAGAATCGGTACAATAA
- a CDS encoding predicted nucleic-acid-binding protein implicated in transcription termination, with product MKQRKVPMRQCTGCGEMKDKRLMLRVIKTPEGEIVLDATGKKNGRGAYLCNSMDCFKNAVKTKALERSLKVSIPKDVYEQLEKELSSLE from the coding sequence ATGAAACAGAGAAAAGTGCCGATGCGTCAATGTACCGGATGCGGTGAAATGAAAGATAAGAGACTTATGCTTCGTGTCATTAAGACTCCAGAGGGTGAGATTGTGCTCGATGCGACTGGAAAGAAGAATGGCCGTGGAGCTTATCTATGCAATTCTATGGATTGTTTTAAAAATGCAGTAAAAACAAAGGCGTTGGAACGCTCTTTGAAAGTATCAATACCAAAAGATGTATATGAGCAGTTAGAGAAGGAGTTGAGTAGCCTTGAATAA
- a CDS encoding transcription termination protein NusA, whose product MGSKNNELIDALNQIEKEKNISKEILLEAMENSLVAACKNHFGKADNIKVNIDRTTGEVSVFAEREIVNEVEDPVTQISREEAIFLFPKHNVGDVVNVEVTPKNFGRIAAQKAKQVVVQKIREEERKVLYNQYYGKEKDVVTGIVQRYVGGNVSINLGKVDAILTENEQVKGERFRPTDRIKLYVLEVKDTTKGPRITVSRTHPELVKRLFEAEVTEVKDGTVEIRAIAREAGSRTKMAVSTTNPDVDPVGACVGLNGARVNAIVNELRGEKIDIINWSDDPSVLIENALSPAKVVSVDVDVEEKSAKVIVPDYQLSLAIGKEGQNARLAARLTGYKIDIKSESQAEQEQDVDAE is encoded by the coding sequence ATGGGTAGTAAAAATAATGAATTAATTGATGCGCTCAATCAAATTGAAAAGGAAAAAAATATTAGTAAAGAGATTTTACTAGAAGCAATGGAGAATTCATTAGTTGCTGCATGTAAAAACCATTTTGGTAAAGCAGATAATATCAAAGTAAATATCGATAGAACAACTGGTGAAGTATCTGTATTCGCAGAACGTGAAATCGTAAATGAAGTAGAAGATCCTGTAACACAGATCAGCCGTGAGGAAGCAATTTTCCTTTTCCCTAAACACAACGTTGGTGATGTTGTAAATGTGGAAGTAACACCTAAGAACTTCGGACGTATCGCAGCACAAAAAGCGAAACAAGTAGTTGTTCAAAAGATTCGTGAAGAAGAAAGAAAAGTTCTTTACAATCAATACTACGGAAAAGAAAAAGACGTTGTAACTGGTATCGTTCAACGTTATGTAGGTGGAAACGTATCAATTAATTTAGGTAAAGTTGATGCAATCCTTACTGAAAATGAACAAGTAAAGGGTGAAAGATTCCGTCCAACTGATAGAATCAAACTTTATGTATTAGAAGTTAAAGATACAACAAAAGGACCTAGAATCACAGTTTCTAGAACACATCCTGAATTAGTAAAACGTTTATTTGAAGCGGAAGTAACAGAAGTTAAAGATGGTACAGTAGAAATCCGTGCAATCGCAAGAGAAGCAGGATCTAGAACAAAGATGGCTGTTTCAACAACTAACCCAGATGTTGATCCAGTAGGCGCTTGCGTTGGTTTAAATGGTGCAAGAGTAAATGCTATCGTTAATGAATTACGTGGAGAAAAAATCGATATTATCAATTGGAGCGATGATCCAAGCGTTTTAATCGAAAATGCACTTAGCCCAGCAAAAGTAGTATCTGTAGATGTTGATGTAGAAGAAAAGAGCGCAAAAGTAATCGTACCAGATTACCAATTATCTTTAGCAATCGGTAAAGAAGGACAAAATGCTCGTCTTGCAGCTAGATTAACAGGATACAAGATCGACATTAAGAGCGAATCTCAAGCAGAACAAGAACAAGATGTAGATGCTGAATAA
- a CDS encoding clustered with transcription termination protein NusA, with the protein MAKREDYESKTESLVEPLMEENNFELVDVEYVREGSNWFLRVYVDKEGGITVDDCELVSRALSDKLDEEDFIPDAYILEVSSPGLGRQLKKDKDFRRSIGQDVEVKLYKSINKQKEFEGCLVDFNEEEDEITIQIAEDETMTLKRSEIAMIRLALDF; encoded by the coding sequence ATGGCTAAAAGAGAAGATTATGAATCAAAAACCGAAAGTTTGGTAGAACCTCTTATGGAAGAGAATAACTTCGAATTAGTTGATGTAGAATATGTAAGAGAAGGTTCAAACTGGTTCCTACGTGTCTATGTTGACAAAGAAGGCGGAATTACCGTTGATGATTGTGAGCTTGTAAGTCGTGCACTCAGCGATAAGCTTGATGAAGAGGACTTTATCCCTGATGCTTATATTTTAGAAGTAAGTTCACCAGGTTTAGGAAGACAACTTAAAAAAGACAAAGATTTCAGACGAAGCATCGGTCAGGATGTTGAAGTGAAATTATATAAATCTATTAATAAACAAAAAGAATTCGAGGGCTGTCTTGTTGATTTCAATGAAGAAGAAGATGAAATTACAATTCAGATCGCAGAGGATGAAACAATGACGCTTAAGAGAAGCGAAATTGCAATGATTCGTCTTGCGCTAGATTTCTAG
- a CDS encoding DegV family protein — MNYQIISDSSCDLTKEFEAAHQVEIVPFYVSFDEEHYYKERLEVNHDDFYSKMIEEKSFPKTSLPSIQDYTEVFEKYASKGLPMICTCISAKFSGSYQSALNAKDIVLETYPDAKITVIDSTLNTVELGLLVKEIVRMRDNGVSYEDSILHIERIKPTGRIIFTTGDMAYLKHGGRIGKLLKFASGTLGIKPLIIMKEGEIFPAGITRSRNKSKTKLLDLAKDFFSDKDINDYEIAIGTGIDYEEAEEFRKSVEAALNLDRTLAIEIIGVTVGTHTGPHPIGMGLLKRYDS, encoded by the coding sequence ATGAATTATCAAATTATATCTGACAGCAGCTGTGATCTAACAAAAGAATTCGAAGCTGCCCACCAAGTAGAGATTGTACCATTTTATGTTTCCTTTGATGAAGAACATTATTATAAAGAACGTTTGGAAGTAAATCATGATGATTTCTATTCTAAAATGATAGAAGAAAAATCATTTCCAAAGACCTCTCTTCCATCCATTCAAGACTACACTGAAGTCTTTGAAAAATATGCATCCAAGGGGCTCCCTATGATCTGCACTTGCATCTCAGCAAAATTTAGCGGCTCCTACCAAAGTGCTTTAAATGCTAAAGACATTGTTTTAGAAACTTACCCTGATGCAAAGATCACAGTTATCGACTCTACATTAAATACGGTAGAACTTGGTCTCCTTGTCAAAGAGATCGTGCGAATGCGTGATAACGGCGTATCTTATGAAGATTCTATTCTACATATAGAACGGATCAAACCAACCGGACGAATCATCTTTACTACTGGAGATATGGCTTATTTAAAGCACGGTGGCCGAATCGGCAAGCTATTAAAGTTCGCCAGTGGTACTCTTGGTATCAAACCTCTTATTATAATGAAAGAAGGCGAAATCTTTCCTGCCGGAATTACACGAAGCCGTAACAAGAGTAAAACAAAGCTTTTAGATCTTGCCAAAGATTTCTTTAGCGATAAAGATATTAATGACTATGAAATCGCTATTGGTACCGGTATCGACTATGAGGAAGCGGAAGAATTCCGTAAATCAGTGGAAGCTGCCTTGAATCTTGATCGTACGCTAGCGATAGAGATCATCGGTGTAACAGTTGGAACCCATACCGGGCCACACCCAATCGGAATGGGCTTATTAAAGCGTTACGACTCATAA